From one Triticum urartu cultivar G1812 chromosome 3, Tu2.1, whole genome shotgun sequence genomic stretch:
- the LOC125548807 gene encoding uncharacterized protein LOC125548807, protein MAHEDGWPLGLGLGTLNPGAGAVRSVGSSSSTAAFTPSHCVSSVASSDLDTESAWSLPRAGGGGGGITLAALIGLVDAMESRRSRRRGERASRSGRLRALLLSLCLRSHLENGGGAAPSLGQFLEMERRASGSSGHLHRMLPWNRD, encoded by the exons ATGGCCCATGAG GACGGCTGGCCTCTTGGACTGGGCCTGGGCACCCTGAATCCGGGAGCCGGGGCGGTCAGGAGcgtcggctcctcctcctccaccgcgGCATTCACCCCGTCCCACTGCGTCTCGTCCGTCGCTTCGTCTGATCTGGACACAGAG TCGGCGTGGTCTTTGCCGcgcgctggcggcggcggcggcggcatcaCGCTGGCGGCCCTGATCGGCCTGGTGGACGCTATGGAGAGCCGGCGCAGCAGGCGCCGGGGCGAGAGGGCGAGCAGGAGCGGCAGGCTGCgggcgctgctgctctcgctctgcCTCCGGAGCCACCTGGAgaacggcggcggcgcggcgccgtCGCTCGGCCAGTTCCTCGAGATGGAGAGGAGGGCTAGCGGGAGCAGTGGCCATCTCCACAGGATGCTTCCGTGGAACCGTGACTGA